The following proteins are co-located in the Acanthochromis polyacanthus isolate Apoly-LR-REF ecotype Palm Island chromosome 7, KAUST_Apoly_ChrSc, whole genome shotgun sequence genome:
- the gapvd1 gene encoding GTPase-activating protein and VPS9 domain-containing protein 1 isoform X5 produces MVKPDIHTLAHHLKQERLYVGSEKQLIQRLNSDVLKTAERLYRAAWIAKQQRINLDRLILTSAEASPAECCQHAKMLEDTQFIDGYKTLGFQETIYGEFLARLRENPRLVASCLVAGERLNQEHTPGVIHTVFTSLYGNCIMQEDESYLLQVLRYLVEFELKESDNPRRLLRRGTCAFSILFKLFSEGLYSAKLFLTATLHEPIMQLLVEDEDHLETDPAKVTERLTPAQQERFGEKGSEGYKQRVQAAVEANEAKLVALVNKFIGYLKQNTYCFPHSLRWIVSQMYKTLSCVERLEVGEVRTMCTDLLLTCFICPAIVNPEQYGIISDAPINEVARFNLMQVGQLLQQLAMADDDADPRRKSSLSKFDKSCVAAFLDVVIGGRAVETPPMSSMNLLEGLSRTVVYITHNQLLALVDFVRSVMAGDHLREEEHMALETLLANVPQSRTVKSNSLELTPSNTPQLSPATTPANKKNRLPIAARSRSRTNIAQEGEAEASSQESLQELMPEEVLVISLGTGPQTVPGMMSENEVLNLQMADGAQGDGHADDTKLHGKPDKTLRFSLCSDNLEGISEGPSNRSNSVSSLDLEGESVSELGAGPSGSNGVEALQLLEHEQATTQDNLDDKLRKFEIRDMMGLTDDRDISETVSETWSTDVLGSDFDPNMDEDRLQEIAGAAAENMLGSLLCLPGSGSVLLDPYGSTISETTSEAWSVEVLPSDSEAPDLKQEERLQELESCSGVGSTSDDTEVREVSSRPSTPGLSVVSGISATSEDIPNKIEDLRSECSSDFGGKDSVTSPDGEESGHGAHHLTSPPSQADSLLAMFDPLSSGEGSSTGTIVRPKVHYARPPHPPPDPPIPEASALGPETRHSLFTPHCLAQAELEHTKQRHSFPDRLVRSRSSDIVCPGRRPTSDPGLNRRVAVEERDPAGAFALGPSSSPSKDSLKGEVEDRKDSDDEKSDRNRPWWKKRFVSAIPKAPIAAFRKRDKPEKDDIAQERIPQDDPLPRQSSQTQAAEDILDKYRNIKRTSPSDGATAGASYDGTGDLCVEDSVHDSPREDTLQNISTDDLPDSASQTAQQHDSKFSFSDAKKKLRLALCSADSVALPIMAPVATRNGLPDHMDPEDNEIVCFLKVQLAEAINLQDKNQMAQIQETTRCVSRFDPRTCRKLLAAIAEDYRKRAPYIAYLTRCRQGLQTSQAHLERLLQRVLRDKEVANRYFTTVCVRLLLEHMESKMLDFIKAFQVCTAADDKTAAVEDFLRYLYGAMARDAIWQYASEDQLQDAQMAIERSVMNRIFKLAFYPNQDGDILRDQLFHEHIQRLSKVVTANHKALQIPEVYLKEAPWPSAQSEIRTINAYKTPRDKVQCILRMCSTIMNLLSLANEDSVPGADDFVPVLVFVLIRANPPCLLSTVQYINNFYASRLSGEECYWWMQFTAAVEFIKTIDDRK; encoded by the exons ATGGTGAAGCCAGACATCCACACTCTGGCCCACCACCTGAAGCAGGAGCGGCTGTATGTGGGGTCAGAGAAGCAGCTGATCCAGAGGCTCAACAGTGATGTGCTGAAGACGGCTGAGAGGCTGTACCGGGCTGCCTGGATTGCCAAGCAGCAGAGGATCAACCTCGATCGTCTTATTCTCACCAG TGCGGAGGCCTCTCCGGCTGAATGCTGCCAACATGCCAAAATGCTGGAGGATACACAGTTTATTGATGGCTACAAGACTCTGGGTTTCCAGGAGACCATCTATGGCGAGTTCTTGGCCAGGCTGAGGGAAAATCCCAGACTGGTTGCTTCCTGTCTGGTGGCAGGAGAGAGGCTGAACCAGGAGCACACCCCGGGCGTCATCCACACAGTCTTCACCTCACTGTACGGCAACTGTATCATGCAGGAGGATGAGAGCTACCTGCTGCAG GTATTGCGATACCTGGTGGAGTTTGAGCTGAAGGAGAGTGACAACCCTCGCCGGCTGCTTCGACGGGGAACCTGTGCCTTCAGCATCCTCTTCAAGCTCTTCTCTGAGGGCCTGTACTCAGCCAAACTCTTCCTCACTGCCACCCTTCATGAACCCATTATGCAGCTGCTGGTGGAAGATGAGGACCACCTGGAGACTGACCCAGCTAAGGTGACAGAGCGCCTCACTCCCGCTCAGCAGGAACGCTTTGGAGAGAAAGGCTCCGAGGGCTACAAGCAAAGGGTGCAGGCAGCTGTTGAGGCAAATGAGGCCAAGTTGGTAGCTCTGGTCAACAAGTTTATCGGTTACTTAAAGCAGAACACCTACTGCTTTCCTCATAGCCTGCGCTGGATTGTGTCTCAGATGTACAAGACTTTGTCATGCGTGGAGCGTCTTGAGGTGGGTGAGGTGCGCACCATGTGTACggacctgctgctgacctgcttcATTTGCCCAGCTATAGTCAACCCAGAGCAGTATGGTATTATCTCAGACGCACCCATCAACGAAGTGGCCCGCTTCAATCTGATGCAG GTTGGACAACTTTTGCAGCAGTTGGCCATGGCTGATGATGATGCAGACCCAAGGCGGAAAAGCAGTTTGTCTAAGTTTGACAAA AGTTGCGTTGCTGCTTTTCTGGATGTGGTGATTGGAGGACGAGCAGTCGAGACCCCGCCTATGTCTTCAATGAACCTCCTAGAAGGCCTCAGTAGGACGGTGGTCTATATTACGCATAATCAGCTCCTTGCATTG GTGGACTTTGTTCGGAGTGTGATGGCAGGGGACCACCTTCGAGAGGAGGAGCACATGGCCCTGGAGACCCTGCTGGCAAATGTGCCCCAGTCACGGACCGTAAAGAGCAACAGCCTGGAGCTCACTCCCTCCAACACCCCGCAGCTCTCCCCAGCTACCACTCCTGCCAACAAGAAGAACAGACTACCCATAG CTGCTCGCAGCCGTAGCCGTACCAACATTGCCCaggagggggaggcagaggCCAGCTCCCAAGAGTCTCTGCAGGAACTGATGCCAGAGGAGGTGCTGGTGATTTCATTGGGAACTGGTCCTCAGACTGTCCCTGGGATGATGTCAGAGAATGAG GTTTTGAACTTGCAGATGGCTGATGGAGCCCAGGGGGATGGCCATGCTGATGATACTAAGCTGCATGGTAAACCAGACAAAACCCTGCGCTTCTCTCTCTGCAGCGACAACTTGGAAGGCATCTCAGAGG GTCCATCCAATCGTTCTAACTCTGTGTCATCTCTGGACCTGGAGGGAGAGTCTGTGTCTGAGCTGGGAGCCGGACCATCAGGAAGCAACGGGGTGGAGGCTCTACAGCTACTGGAGCATGAGCAGG CCACCACACAGGACAACCTGGATGACAAACTCCGCAAGTTTGAAATCAGAGATATGATGGGTCTGACAGATGATCGGGACATCTCTGAGACGGTCAGTGAAACCTGGAGCACTGATGTGCTCGGCAGTGACTTTGACCCCAACATGGATGAAGATCGGCTGCAGGAAATAGCAG GGGCAGCAGCGGAGAACATGCTTGGCAGCCTGCTGTGTCTTCCTGGCTCGGGTTCAGTTCTGCTGGACCCCTACGGATCCACCATCTCAGAGACCACAAGTGAGGCCTGGAGCGTGGAGGTCCTGCCCAGTGACTCAG AAGCCCCAGACCTGAAGCAGGAGGAGCGACTGCAGGAGCTGGAGAGCTGCTCTGGGGTTGGCAGCACCTCAGATGACACTGAGGTCAGAGAAGTCAGCTCGAGGCCCAGCACACCAGGCCTCAGTGTCGTCTCAG GGATCAGCGCAACCTCAGAAGATATCCCCAACAAGATCGAGGACCTGAGGTCAGAGTGCAGCTCAGACTTTGGAGGGAAGGACTCGGTGACCAGTCCAGATGGGGAGGAGTCAGGCCACG gaGCACACCATCTGACATCTCCACCTTCGCAGGCCGATTCTTTGCTGGCCATGTTTGATCCCCTCTCCTCTGGTGAAG GCTCCTCCACTGGAACAATAGTGAGGCCCAAAGTGCACTACGCCAGGCCCCCTCACCCTCCCCCCGATCCTCCTATCCCTGAAGCCAGTGCCCTGGGGCCGGAGACTCGCCACTCTCTTTTCACGCCCCACTGCTTGGCCCAGGCTGAGCTGGAGCACACGAAACAGCGCCACTCCTTCCCTGACAGGCTGGTCCGCAGCCGTAGCTCTGACATCGTGTGCCCAGGCCGCCGGCCCACAAGTGACCCAGGCCTTAATCGACGGGTAGCCGTTGAAGAGCGTGACCCTGCCGGGGCCTTCGCCTTAGGACCATCCTCATCCCCCAGCAAGGACTCCCTGAAAGGAGAG GTTGAGGACAGGAAAGACAGTGATGATGAGAAATCTGATCGCAACAGACCGTGGTGGAAGAAACGTTTTGTGTCAGCCATTCCCAAAG CTCCGATTGCAGCGTTTAGAAAAAGGGACAAACCGGAGAAAGATGACATTGCCCAGGAACGTATCCCACAAG ATGACCCACTGCCCAGGCAGAGCTCGCAAACCCAGGCAGCTGAAGACATCTTGGACAAGTACAGGAACATCAAGAGGACCAGCCCAAGTGATGGAGCCACAGCTGGAGCCTCCTACGACGGTACAGGAG ATCTTTGTGTTGAGGACAGCGTACATGACTCTCCAAGAGAAGACACTCTGCAGAACATTTCCACAGATGACCTCCCAGACTCGGCCAGTCagacagcacagcagcacgaCTCCAAGTTCTCTTTCAG TGATGCAAAGAAGAAGCTGAGGCTGGCGTTGTGTTCTGCAGACTCAGTTGCTCTTCCCATCATGGCTCCTGTAGCAACAAGGAATGGGCTTCCTGATCACATGGACCCTGAAG ACAATGAGATCGTCTGCTTCCTGAAGGTCCAGCTAGCAGAGGCCATCAACCTTCAGGATAAAAACCAGATGGCACAGATACAAGAGACCACACGCTGTGTCAGCCGCTTCGATCCACGCACCTGCAGGAAGCTGCTGGCTGCTATTGCAGAGGATTACAG AAAGCGGGCGCCGTACATAGCTTATCTAACCAGGTGTCGCCAGGgcctgcagacctctcaggctCATTTGGAGAGGCTCCTCCAGAGGGTGCTGAGAGACAAGGAGGTGGCGAACCGCTACTTCACCACTGTCTGTGTTCGGCTCCTTCTTGAACATATGGAGTCCAAGATGCTTGACTTCATTAAAG CGTTCCAGGTTTGCACAGCGGCTGATGACAAGACAGCAGCGGTGGAGGATTTTCTGCGCTACTTGTACGGTGCCATGGCCCGTGATGCCATTTGGCAGTATGCGAGTGAAGACCAGCTGCAGGATGCCCAGATGGCTATCGAGCGCAGCGTTATGAACCGCATCTTTAAACTGGCCTTCTACCCCAATCAGGATGGAGATATTCTCAGAGACCA ACTCTTCCACGAACACATCCAGCGGCTCTCCAAAGTTGTGACAGCAAATCATAAAGCTCTTCAAATCCCAGAG GTTTACCTGAAGGAAGCTCCGTGGCCCTCAGCGCAGTCTGAGATCAGGACCATCAACGCGTACAAGACGCCACGAGACAAAGTCCAGTGCATTCTGCGTATGTGTTCCACCATCATGAATCTTCTCAGTCTGGCCAATGAAGACTCTGTCCCTGGAGCGGATGACTTTGTCCCTGTACTTGTCTTTGTCCTCATAAGG GCAAACCCGCCCTGCCTGCTGTCCACCGTTCAGTACATCAATAATTTCTACGCCAGCCGGCTGAGTGGGGAGGAGTGCTATTGGTGGATGCAGTTCACCGCGGCGGTGGAATTCATTAAGACCATCGACGATCGCAAGTGA